A genome region from Bradyrhizobium sp. WSM1417 includes the following:
- a CDS encoding WecB/TagA/CpsF family glycosyltransferase has protein sequence MSGKRGIDLVSKAFDWLAFFNCSREIKLKLPSAVCFSSQRPLQKIVESKILGAGEKINEVARQVYGLLGLPVDAIDFRTLMETMDAAVAQREAFLISTPNVNFLLKSHRNAAFRASILHSDLCLVDGMPLIWIAKLLRVPIRERLAGSDLFGRLKARADRPLRVFLFGGTGDLAVRVGVKLNLEKSGLECVGALNPGFGTVDDLSSSEIIETINRSGADLLAVFLNAEKAQAWLLHNHARLTVPVRAQFGATINFEAGTVKRAPQLLRSTGFEWLWRIKEEPYLWRRYWSDGCSLLGLLLFSVLPLAVDAALNRPRDNLSVQFRDGGDHVTISPIGSAAGADVERIVPLIDRGLVAGKPIKFDLSRTSHIDGRFFGVLLALSRELAKMGQSLDVSGVPPRLERLFRLNRFEFLLASD, from the coding sequence GTGTCTGGTAAACGTGGTATCGATCTGGTCTCTAAAGCTTTTGATTGGTTGGCATTTTTTAACTGTTCGCGCGAGATTAAATTGAAACTTCCTTCAGCGGTTTGCTTTTCCTCCCAGCGCCCTCTTCAAAAAATTGTAGAGTCGAAAATCCTTGGCGCCGGTGAAAAAATCAACGAGGTTGCGCGGCAGGTCTATGGCCTGCTCGGTCTGCCCGTCGACGCCATCGATTTTAGGACACTAATGGAGACGATGGATGCCGCCGTCGCCCAGCGCGAGGCATTTCTGATCTCAACCCCGAACGTCAACTTCCTCCTTAAGAGCCACCGCAACGCAGCCTTTCGTGCCAGTATCCTCCACAGTGACCTCTGTCTCGTGGACGGAATGCCGCTGATATGGATCGCGAAACTCCTTCGCGTGCCGATCCGTGAGCGGCTCGCCGGTAGCGATCTGTTCGGCAGGCTCAAGGCAAGGGCCGACCGGCCGCTGCGTGTGTTCCTGTTCGGCGGAACTGGCGATCTCGCCGTACGGGTCGGAGTCAAGCTGAACCTCGAGAAGTCCGGCCTCGAATGCGTTGGCGCGCTCAATCCAGGCTTTGGCACCGTCGACGATCTCAGTTCCAGCGAAATCATCGAGACTATCAATCGCAGCGGAGCTGATCTTCTTGCGGTTTTTCTGAACGCCGAAAAGGCCCAGGCATGGCTTCTCCACAATCACGCCCGCCTGACCGTTCCAGTCCGTGCCCAATTCGGCGCTACCATCAATTTCGAGGCGGGAACTGTGAAGCGGGCGCCCCAGCTCCTCCGTAGTACCGGTTTTGAATGGCTGTGGCGCATCAAGGAAGAACCCTATCTTTGGCGCCGCTACTGGAGTGACGGCTGCTCCCTCTTGGGCCTCCTTCTTTTTAGTGTACTTCCGCTTGCAGTTGACGCTGCCCTGAATCGGCCGCGCGACAACCTTTCGGTGCAGTTCCGCGATGGCGGTGACCATGTCACGATCAGTCCGATTGGCTCGGCAGCCGGCGCCGATGTCGAAAGGATCGTGCCTCTGATCGATCGCGGTCTCGTGGCCGGAAAGCCGATCAAATTCGACCTCTCCCGGACATCCCATATCGACGGTCGATTTTTCGGCGTTCTGCTCGCGTTGTCGCGTGAACTGGCCAAGATGGGTCAGTCGCTCGATGTTTCGGGAGTACCGCCCCGTCTTGAGCGCTTGTTCCGCTTGAACCGGTTCGAGTTTTTGCTAGCTAGTGACTAG
- a CDS encoding polysaccharide biosynthesis/export family protein, giving the protein MRTILLALFMAIFATSAFSQTLKPGDTLSITVLQDPKLDRNVVVDPLGEIAFPLAGHIRARGLTPLALENVLRAKLKPNYKDDALDVTVALANAPKDIPEEDLKPKIFITGEVLRPGPYVIRQPTRLMQAISLAGGLGPYASKKRIQVRRRAPGGDETIFVFNYRAYEAGEDLEGNVALRAGDVIMVPERGFFD; this is encoded by the coding sequence ATGCGGACGATTTTGCTGGCACTGTTCATGGCAATCTTTGCCACATCCGCCTTTTCCCAGACGCTGAAGCCGGGAGACACCCTCTCGATCACCGTGCTGCAGGATCCGAAGCTCGACCGGAATGTGGTCGTTGACCCCCTCGGGGAGATCGCCTTTCCGCTGGCCGGCCATATCCGGGCCCGCGGCCTCACCCCCCTTGCGCTCGAAAACGTGCTCAGAGCGAAGCTGAAGCCAAACTACAAAGATGACGCCCTGGACGTGACGGTCGCACTGGCCAACGCCCCCAAGGACATTCCCGAAGAGGACCTCAAGCCCAAGATCTTCATCACAGGCGAGGTTTTGCGGCCAGGCCCTTACGTCATCAGGCAGCCCACCAGACTGATGCAGGCCATCTCGCTTGCCGGGGGGCTTGGCCCCTACGCTTCGAAGAAGCGGATACAGGTGCGCCGCCGCGCCCCGGGGGGCGATGAGACAATCTTCGTGTTCAACTACAGGGCTTATGAGGCCGGTGAGGATCTCGAAGGTAACGTTGCGTTGAGAGCCGGCGACGTCATCATGGTGCCAGAACGAGGGTTCTTCGACTAG
- a CDS encoding Gfo/Idh/MocA family oxidoreductase, whose product MPVNTSDRDPLRTAIVGTGYIAQFHARAIAEVADVQLVATCDANLARAETFANAWNAPHAWDSLSKMLESARVDCVHILTPPDLHYAQAKEALEAGVHVFLEKPMCTSTADAEDLVALAEKRGLYLGVSHNFLFSTAFQSLRDLVHSKELGLIDHITFNHFYELGQIRFGPFDSWMLRNPGNVILETGPHLLSAMLDLVGELKEASVIADRKVTLPNRGSIFRRWRMRATAGRTAVDININFSPGFPQRTIYVRGLFGSALLDFDADTCVVDRRTPLDVDFDRFKRSRAVAAQLRAQALAVLGRYVFGKLKLVRRGNPYQNSIQDSTAAFYAAIRHRQPLDVRIAGDTGRAVIAQCLKVIEASGIDTSVAAQEFTNATDRPDLAVAPTVLVLGGAGFIGKELIRQLLAAGHSVRAMVRGSALALEEFRFDRLEIVRGDVGKRADLDSALRAIEVVYHLAHAQCKTWDEYLAGDVEPTRLVGEACLTAGIKRLIYTGTIDSYYAGAKAGAITEATPLDPAIGRRNYYARAKAMAEEILTDMSRSRRLPLVILRPGIVIGRGGGPFHWGVGRFSENVCEVWGDGRNKLPLVLVTDVAAALVRALDAPGIDGKSYNLVDEPLLTARDYLQELQQRGDLKLTIIHQPIWKFYLSDLAKWAVKVLVKHPDRIRRPSYADWESRTQKAYFDCARTRAELGWKPASDRQRMVDDGIGVALEPWLEATR is encoded by the coding sequence ATGCCCGTAAATACAAGCGACCGGGATCCCCTGCGTACGGCGATTGTGGGGACCGGTTACATTGCGCAATTTCACGCACGGGCGATAGCTGAAGTTGCCGACGTGCAACTAGTTGCGACCTGTGACGCAAACCTTGCGAGAGCTGAAACCTTCGCTAATGCTTGGAACGCCCCTCACGCTTGGGATTCCCTTTCCAAGATGCTCGAGTCCGCACGAGTCGATTGCGTCCACATCCTCACGCCGCCCGATCTTCACTACGCGCAAGCAAAGGAGGCGCTCGAGGCCGGCGTCCACGTATTCCTCGAAAAGCCGATGTGCACTTCAACGGCAGATGCCGAGGATTTGGTCGCGCTCGCCGAGAAGCGGGGCCTGTATCTAGGCGTTAGCCACAATTTTCTGTTTTCGACAGCATTCCAGAGCTTGCGCGACCTCGTCCATTCCAAAGAGCTTGGGCTCATCGATCATATAACGTTCAACCATTTCTACGAACTGGGGCAAATTCGTTTCGGCCCATTTGATAGCTGGATGCTGCGCAATCCCGGAAATGTCATCCTTGAGACCGGTCCTCATCTTTTGTCTGCGATGCTGGATCTTGTGGGCGAGCTAAAGGAGGCATCCGTCATCGCCGACCGGAAGGTAACACTACCTAACCGCGGCAGCATTTTTCGCCGCTGGCGTATGCGAGCGACCGCGGGGCGTACCGCCGTCGATATCAACATCAATTTCTCTCCGGGATTTCCTCAGCGGACGATCTACGTTCGAGGCCTGTTCGGATCGGCCTTGCTCGATTTTGATGCCGATACCTGCGTAGTTGATAGGCGTACCCCGCTGGACGTTGATTTCGATCGCTTCAAACGGAGCCGTGCGGTGGCCGCTCAGCTGCGCGCGCAGGCGCTTGCCGTGCTCGGACGGTATGTTTTTGGAAAGCTGAAGCTAGTTCGACGCGGCAACCCTTACCAGAATTCGATCCAGGACAGTACTGCGGCGTTTTATGCCGCAATACGCCACCGTCAGCCGCTGGATGTTCGTATTGCCGGCGACACCGGCCGCGCGGTGATCGCACAATGCCTTAAGGTCATCGAAGCTTCTGGCATCGATACCTCAGTTGCGGCGCAGGAGTTCACCAACGCCACAGATCGGCCCGATCTTGCCGTGGCACCGACGGTTCTGGTTCTCGGCGGCGCCGGCTTTATCGGCAAGGAACTGATCCGTCAGCTGCTCGCCGCCGGCCACAGCGTCCGCGCGATGGTGCGGGGATCGGCGCTGGCGCTGGAGGAATTCCGCTTCGACCGCCTCGAAATCGTGCGCGGCGACGTTGGCAAGCGCGCCGACCTCGACAGCGCGCTGCGGGCGATCGAGGTGGTCTACCACCTCGCCCATGCGCAATGCAAAACCTGGGACGAATACCTGGCCGGGGACGTCGAGCCGACCCGGCTGGTCGGCGAGGCCTGCCTCACCGCCGGCATCAAGCGATTGATCTATACCGGCACGATCGATTCCTACTACGCCGGCGCCAAGGCCGGCGCCATCACCGAGGCGACGCCGCTCGACCCTGCGATCGGGCGACGCAATTACTATGCGCGCGCCAAGGCGATGGCCGAGGAGATCCTGACCGACATGAGCCGAAGCCGGCGCCTGCCGCTAGTGATCCTGCGGCCGGGCATCGTGATCGGCCGCGGCGGTGGCCCGTTCCACTGGGGCGTCGGCCGCTTTTCCGAGAACGTCTGCGAGGTGTGGGGCGATGGGCGCAACAAGCTGCCGCTGGTGCTGGTAACGGACGTCGCCGCGGCGCTGGTGCGCGCGCTCGATGCGCCGGGCATTGACGGCAAGAGCTATAATCTGGTCGACGAGCCGCTGCTGACGGCACGGGACTACCTGCAGGAGCTGCAGCAGCGCGGCGACCTTAAACTGACGATCATTCATCAGCCGATCTGGAAGTTCTACCTGTCGGACCTGGCAAAATGGGCGGTGAAGGTGCTGGTCAAGCACCCCGACCGGATCCGCCGGCCGAGCTATGCCGATTGGGAATCGCGCACGCAGAAGGCCTATTTCGACTGCGCGCGCACCAGGGCCGAGCTCGGCTGGAAGCCGGCCTCCGATCGCCAGCGGATGGTCGACGACGGCATCGGCGTGGCGCTGGAGCCATGGCTGGAGGCGACCCGATGA
- a CDS encoding ExeA family protein: MYESFYQLREKPFSILPDPDLIYWGKMHSMAFTMLEFGIMNNAGFTVITGEIGSGKTTLVRHLLKKLSPTLTLGLISTSPQGREELLQWILMALGQPFDGNYPHLFKNLQDFLHGQFATGRRTVLIIDEAQNLEPEALEHLRMLSNINADKFQVLQLILVGQPQLRDLLLLPKLHQFAQRISSDFHLRPLDAREVANYIAFRLQAVGAPRPLFTQEACALIGDASGGIPRMINVLCDTALVYGFANDQKVVSDQLVRDVIADKQQYSIFPVKQLSRVP, encoded by the coding sequence ATGTACGAGTCATTTTACCAGCTGCGCGAGAAGCCCTTCTCGATCCTGCCCGACCCGGATTTGATCTATTGGGGCAAGATGCACTCTATGGCGTTCACGATGCTGGAGTTTGGCATCATGAACAACGCCGGGTTCACCGTCATCACCGGCGAGATCGGCTCCGGCAAGACAACCCTCGTTCGGCACCTGCTCAAGAAGCTCAGCCCAACGCTGACACTGGGATTGATTTCCACGTCGCCGCAAGGACGCGAGGAGCTTTTGCAGTGGATCCTGATGGCGTTAGGGCAACCGTTTGACGGAAATTATCCTCATCTTTTCAAGAACTTGCAAGACTTCCTCCATGGCCAATTTGCAACTGGCCGGCGAACGGTCCTGATCATTGACGAAGCGCAAAATCTCGAGCCGGAAGCCCTTGAGCACCTGAGGATGCTTTCAAATATCAACGCGGACAAGTTCCAAGTATTACAACTTATACTTGTGGGGCAGCCCCAGTTGCGAGATTTGCTCCTGTTGCCGAAGCTGCACCAATTCGCCCAGCGGATTTCGTCGGATTTTCACTTGCGACCGCTGGACGCCCGGGAGGTTGCCAACTACATCGCCTTTCGCCTTCAAGCCGTTGGCGCCCCACGCCCGCTGTTTACCCAGGAGGCCTGCGCATTGATCGGGGACGCCAGCGGCGGGATTCCCCGAATGATCAATGTCCTGTGCGACACCGCTCTGGTGTACGGGTTCGCCAATGACCAAAAGGTCGTGAGCGATCAATTGGTTCGGGACGTTATTGCAGACAAGCAACAGTACAGCATTTTTCCCGTGAAGCAGCTGTCCCGGGTTCCCTAA
- a CDS encoding glycosyltransferase family 2 protein, which produces MIETSVRTISAYPKRLGAIIIGRNEGERLVTCLRSVSGKATIVYVDSGSVDGSVAKARTFGADVVELDLSIPFTAARARNAGFARLLTILPEVVYVQFLDGDCELVNGWLEAAVTFLDAEDGVAAVCGLLRERHPDRSVYNWLCDQEWKRPTGEILAFAGNVLLRADVLRAVGGYREDVIAAEEDELCVRIRRANWRIWRLPDEMALHDASMVHFIQWWRRTRRAGYAFAQGADLHGSAPERHFVRETRRAIAWALLLPLGLAIVSLRYPQIGWIFWLVYPMQLARLFFKAKGSMSDRMCLASFQILARFPEGIGVTQFWRDRLLGRRPRLIEHK; this is translated from the coding sequence TTGATCGAGACATCCGTTCGCACCATTTCTGCCTATCCCAAAAGGCTAGGCGCAATCATCATCGGCCGTAACGAAGGAGAGCGGCTCGTTACCTGCCTACGCTCCGTGTCTGGAAAGGCCACAATAGTTTACGTCGACTCGGGCTCGGTGGACGGTTCGGTTGCAAAGGCGCGCACCTTTGGAGCTGACGTCGTTGAACTTGATCTTAGCATCCCATTTACCGCAGCGCGCGCCCGCAACGCAGGCTTTGCTCGGCTTCTCACAATTCTGCCCGAGGTGGTCTACGTTCAGTTTTTGGACGGCGACTGCGAGCTCGTCAATGGATGGCTCGAAGCAGCAGTGACGTTCCTCGATGCCGAGGATGGCGTTGCTGCCGTGTGTGGCTTGCTTCGAGAGCGGCATCCAGACCGGTCTGTGTACAACTGGCTTTGTGACCAGGAATGGAAACGCCCCACCGGAGAGATTCTTGCCTTCGCTGGTAACGTACTGCTTCGCGCAGATGTACTTAGAGCTGTTGGAGGTTATCGCGAGGACGTTATTGCAGCTGAGGAAGACGAGCTATGCGTTCGAATCCGGCGAGCTAATTGGCGCATCTGGCGACTCCCTGACGAAATGGCACTCCACGATGCCTCGATGGTACACTTTATTCAGTGGTGGCGAAGGACCAGGCGTGCGGGATATGCATTTGCGCAGGGGGCTGATTTGCATGGCTCTGCTCCAGAACGTCACTTTGTTCGTGAGACGCGGCGTGCAATCGCCTGGGCCCTCTTGCTACCATTGGGATTAGCCATAGTCTCACTCCGGTATCCCCAAATTGGATGGATCTTCTGGTTAGTCTATCCGATGCAGCTGGCGCGCCTGTTTTTCAAGGCTAAGGGCTCTATGTCTGATCGTATGTGCCTCGCCTCCTTCCAGATCTTAGCGCGTTTTCCTGAGGGGATTGGTGTGACCCAATTTTGGCGTGATCGGCTGTTGGGACGCCGCCCCCGACTAATCGAACACAAGTAG
- a CDS encoding tetratricopeptide repeat protein has protein sequence MKLSAVSLLALLLGACGSPEQRAQEYYESGMALTAKKDDLGARLELLKAVKYKSDKVEVWRALAGIDERTKSSSLFLDLRRIVELDPKDTDARVKLARIMVAGGGAEPAIKILDAANEGDKPNAGLHAVKALALVRMNDSAGAVREAQRAYDIDPTNIDAVTLLASKKLADGDSGAAIKMLDAVPSEAQEGDRLRATRLRIDILLRKGDLAEAEKLVRQLVADYPQETSTRLQLIQILTAERKFDDAEKELRARVASSPTDSKLELDLVRFLNTFKGADAARAELESRIKSGGDVFDYRFALAELNFIGNRQNDAISDLQKLVSETGNGDQKLKAQVRLAEMLTAKGDKAAAEPLIAEILAKDRRNSGALRLRAAFSLDKGQTDSAIADLREALADQPKSPELLIALALAYEQGGKPELADRQYAEALKNSSSNVEVALRYVAFLQRRNDAVRAEDVLTDVVARYPGNLQALSSLAQIKLSRQNWDGALALAQTIAANKDGRVVSDQIKAAAFAGQQRIGESIAALEDAHKAAPDAIQPAVALASSYIRADRAADAATVLQEMNKRFPDNAELWVILGQTRLAQKKDQEAVISFQEAIKRKPKDPSGYSALSDYYIRVKNYDAAGTVLQTGLKENPQNMALRMSSASLQILKNDNAGAISQYESILKEQPQAQSLIVINNLASLLLDTRSDKESLDRAAALAETLKASNVPQFQDTLGWARFKKGDIKSAIAILEPSAAKSPNLSAVHYHLGLAYAADGQAQKAKEELETAAKLEPDGSELKKNIQDALKTP, from the coding sequence GTGAAGCTGTCGGCGGTCTCACTCCTCGCGCTGCTGCTCGGTGCGTGCGGTTCACCCGAACAACGCGCCCAAGAATACTATGAAAGCGGCATGGCCCTGACCGCCAAGAAAGATGACCTCGGCGCGAGGCTCGAGCTTCTCAAGGCCGTGAAGTACAAAAGTGACAAGGTGGAAGTCTGGAGGGCCCTGGCCGGGATCGATGAGCGCACGAAGTCGAGCTCGTTGTTTCTCGATCTGCGAAGGATTGTTGAACTCGATCCAAAAGATACCGACGCGAGAGTGAAGCTCGCGAGGATCATGGTCGCCGGTGGAGGCGCGGAGCCGGCAATCAAGATTCTAGATGCCGCCAACGAAGGTGATAAGCCGAATGCCGGGTTACACGCGGTAAAGGCCTTGGCCTTGGTGAGGATGAACGATTCCGCTGGCGCAGTCCGCGAGGCCCAACGCGCTTACGATATCGATCCCACCAACATTGATGCCGTTACCTTGCTCGCCTCCAAGAAGCTCGCTGACGGCGATAGCGGCGCCGCGATCAAGATGCTTGACGCGGTTCCTTCGGAGGCTCAGGAAGGCGACCGATTGCGCGCGACACGCTTGCGGATCGACATCCTCCTCAGGAAGGGCGATCTTGCGGAAGCGGAAAAGCTGGTGCGTCAGCTTGTAGCTGACTATCCGCAAGAAACCTCAACTCGCCTTCAGCTCATCCAGATTCTTACAGCCGAACGAAAATTCGATGATGCCGAGAAGGAATTGCGGGCGCGTGTCGCATCCAGTCCGACGGATAGCAAGCTTGAGCTTGACCTTGTTCGCTTCCTGAACACGTTCAAAGGTGCTGACGCGGCACGGGCTGAATTAGAGTCTCGGATTAAATCCGGCGGCGACGTGTTCGACTACAGATTCGCGTTGGCCGAGCTCAATTTCATAGGAAATCGCCAAAATGATGCGATCTCGGATTTGCAGAAGCTGGTGTCAGAGACCGGCAACGGCGACCAGAAGTTGAAGGCGCAGGTCAGGCTCGCCGAAATGTTGACTGCTAAGGGCGACAAGGCCGCGGCAGAGCCCTTGATCGCGGAAATTCTCGCGAAAGACCGCCGCAATTCCGGCGCGCTTCGCCTGCGGGCCGCTTTCAGCCTCGACAAGGGACAGACGGATAGTGCCATTGCGGACCTGCGCGAAGCGCTTGCAGACCAGCCAAAATCGCCCGAATTGCTGATTGCTCTTGCGCTCGCGTATGAGCAAGGCGGGAAGCCTGAGCTAGCGGACCGCCAATACGCGGAAGCCCTGAAGAACTCCAGCTCAAATGTCGAGGTTGCCCTAAGATATGTCGCTTTCCTTCAGCGCCGGAACGATGCCGTGCGAGCCGAGGACGTTTTGACGGACGTTGTAGCTCGATACCCCGGTAATCTGCAGGCGCTTTCTTCGCTCGCACAGATCAAGCTCAGTCGTCAGAATTGGGATGGTGCCCTCGCGCTTGCGCAGACCATTGCCGCTAATAAGGATGGTCGTGTCGTTTCTGACCAAATCAAGGCCGCAGCATTTGCTGGCCAGCAGCGCATTGGCGAGAGCATCGCCGCGCTTGAAGACGCCCACAAGGCCGCGCCGGATGCGATCCAGCCGGCGGTTGCGCTGGCATCTTCCTATATTCGGGCCGACCGTGCTGCCGATGCGGCGACTGTCTTGCAGGAAATGAACAAGCGTTTTCCTGATAATGCGGAGCTTTGGGTCATTCTTGGCCAGACGAGACTGGCGCAGAAGAAAGACCAGGAAGCAGTCATTAGTTTCCAGGAAGCGATCAAGCGGAAGCCAAAGGATCCGTCCGGCTATAGCGCTCTGTCGGATTATTACATCCGTGTCAAGAATTACGATGCTGCCGGCACCGTCTTGCAAACCGGCTTGAAGGAGAATCCTCAAAACATGGCTCTGAGGATGTCATCCGCGAGCCTTCAGATCTTGAAGAATGACAATGCAGGAGCGATTTCCCAGTACGAGTCGATTTTGAAGGAGCAGCCGCAGGCGCAGTCTCTGATCGTGATCAACAATCTTGCCAGTCTGCTCCTCGATACCCGGTCCGATAAAGAAAGCCTGGACCGAGCTGCTGCATTGGCGGAAACGCTGAAAGCGTCAAATGTACCGCAGTTCCAAGATACGCTGGGATGGGCACGCTTCAAGAAGGGCGACATCAAGTCGGCCATCGCCATTTTGGAGCCATCGGCGGCGAAATCGCCGAACCTCTCTGCGGTGCATTATCACCTGGGTCTCGCCTACGCCGCGGACGGTCAGGCTCAGAAAGCCAAAGAGGAGCTGGAGACCGCCGCCAAGCTCGAGCCGGATGGCAGCGAGCTCAAGAAGAACATTCAGGATGCTTTGAAGACGCCCTAA
- a CDS encoding glycosyltransferase family 4 protein: MDRLEDETIAMENRPKPLRNRGGLLFHLSQILYGAYLAFRAARFGADVAIIDSGSTHYFVLMLFRALRIPVAVNLHNVLWPAGFPPAGPVPRIIRALNRLFFRFAAAGAIGVSPECERQVVSESRYRTPFFQYRCQFRPDGFRQALPYEAGPFRIVFVGRAERNKGVLDIAQMAAKLEAVAPVKVVFEICGDGPALPELRTIIEQERLGDLINVHGRLERDALLGVYAASHAAIVPTRSDFTEGMPQVCAEAVLSGLPVITSQVANAFDVIGPATIRAETDDVGSYVKAIVALIESAALRSQIWAECQSLSLQFLDRSQSYPAAVDRLLGAVFGSGPISGYAMLFGETETNRQ, encoded by the coding sequence GTGGATCGGCTGGAGGATGAAACCATCGCGATGGAAAACCGGCCCAAGCCGCTCCGGAACCGCGGGGGACTGCTGTTTCATCTCTCGCAGATTCTCTACGGAGCCTATCTCGCGTTTCGCGCAGCCCGCTTCGGGGCAGACGTCGCCATCATCGATTCGGGATCGACCCACTATTTCGTTCTGATGCTGTTTCGCGCCTTGCGAATCCCCGTTGCCGTCAACCTGCACAACGTGCTGTGGCCCGCCGGCTTTCCTCCTGCGGGGCCGGTTCCGCGGATCATCCGCGCCCTGAACCGCCTGTTCTTCCGCTTTGCGGCGGCCGGCGCCATCGGCGTTTCGCCCGAATGCGAGCGGCAGGTTGTCTCGGAATCGCGCTATCGGACACCGTTCTTCCAGTATCGCTGCCAGTTCAGACCCGATGGCTTCAGGCAGGCGCTCCCCTATGAGGCCGGCCCCTTCCGCATCGTCTTTGTCGGGCGCGCAGAGCGGAACAAGGGCGTACTGGACATCGCGCAGATGGCTGCGAAGCTCGAGGCTGTCGCGCCGGTCAAGGTCGTCTTCGAGATCTGCGGCGACGGCCCTGCCCTGCCCGAACTCCGAACGATCATCGAACAGGAACGGCTGGGCGACCTGATCAACGTTCACGGCCGGCTGGAACGCGATGCGCTGCTGGGGGTCTACGCGGCCTCGCATGCCGCGATCGTTCCCACCCGCAGCGACTTCACCGAGGGGATGCCCCAGGTGTGTGCGGAGGCGGTCTTGTCGGGCCTTCCGGTCATCACCAGCCAGGTCGCCAACGCCTTCGATGTGATCGGCCCGGCGACCATTCGCGCCGAAACGGATGATGTCGGAAGCTACGTCAAAGCGATCGTCGCGCTGATCGAATCGGCTGCATTGCGCAGCCAGATCTGGGCCGAATGCCAGTCGCTCTCCCTGCAATTTCTGGATCGGTCGCAATCCTATCCGGCCGCGGTGGACCGATTGCTAGGCGCGGTTTTTGGTAGCGGGCCAATTTCGGGCTACGCTATGCTCTTTGGTGAGACCGAAACCAACAGACAATGA
- a CDS encoding sugar transporter has product MLQKIDFEDSFDAPVEQDRSHLLRPSYYLDIIKRRWVVFLVPFVLIAAAGTAAVLIWPPTYLSEGKILVQSQQIPTELVRPTVTSAAQERIQVIQQRTMTRDNLIAIADKFQLFPEKRTLMSVTELVDLMKKSTKIAPVDPILDFKRQTRAALENPTIVFSVGFEYGDPAVAARVANELMTRILNEDLRDRTSRATDTSRFLSREVQRLQTENTALDAKIAQIRIAQGKPATGSGQDQPPSTLAQMKAELVQKSALYSDKHPMIQTLKRQIKAMENVAQPPAANGNDAAAAASLDALVAQQEGLQKNLEAATAKLMAARLGETLEKDQQSEKLEVIEQPTAPQEPIKPHRPKLLALTIAFALAAGAGLSFVLELTDKAVRRSSDLFTIVDNRLIVPIPYIATKAELRRAKRRKIAAIVLAVVIVVSLIGGAYVFLPPLDLMLAKARAGLFR; this is encoded by the coding sequence ATGCTGCAGAAGATCGATTTCGAGGACAGTTTTGACGCTCCGGTGGAACAGGACCGGTCGCATCTGTTGAGACCATCCTACTATCTGGACATCATCAAACGACGTTGGGTCGTTTTCCTGGTTCCGTTTGTCTTGATTGCGGCGGCAGGAACCGCGGCCGTGCTGATCTGGCCGCCGACCTACCTTTCCGAGGGCAAGATCCTCGTCCAGTCACAGCAGATCCCGACGGAACTCGTGCGACCAACGGTGACAAGCGCCGCGCAAGAGCGAATCCAGGTTATTCAACAGCGCACGATGACGCGCGATAATCTCATCGCGATCGCTGATAAATTCCAGCTGTTCCCCGAGAAGCGGACGCTAATGTCGGTCACCGAGTTGGTCGACCTGATGAAGAAATCCACCAAGATCGCGCCAGTCGATCCGATCCTGGATTTCAAGCGGCAGACGCGGGCGGCTTTGGAGAATCCGACGATCGTCTTTTCGGTTGGTTTTGAATATGGGGATCCAGCCGTTGCGGCTCGTGTTGCCAACGAGCTGATGACGCGAATTTTGAATGAAGACCTTCGCGACCGAACCAGCCGTGCGACCGATACATCGCGCTTTCTGTCTCGAGAGGTCCAACGTCTGCAGACCGAGAATACGGCGCTAGATGCAAAGATTGCTCAGATTCGGATTGCTCAGGGCAAACCTGCAACGGGGTCCGGTCAGGATCAGCCGCCCAGCACGCTTGCGCAAATGAAGGCGGAGCTAGTCCAGAAGAGCGCGCTTTATTCGGACAAGCATCCGATGATCCAAACGTTGAAGCGCCAGATCAAGGCGATGGAGAATGTGGCTCAACCGCCGGCAGCGAATGGAAACGACGCTGCGGCGGCTGCAAGCCTGGATGCCCTTGTTGCACAGCAGGAGGGTCTACAAAAGAACCTCGAAGCTGCCACGGCCAAGCTGATGGCCGCGAGGCTTGGCGAAACTCTCGAGAAGGACCAGCAGTCCGAAAAGCTCGAGGTGATCGAGCAGCCCACCGCTCCTCAGGAACCCATCAAGCCGCATCGCCCGAAGCTGCTAGCCCTCACCATTGCGTTCGCGTTGGCAGCCGGCGCGGGCCTCTCCTTTGTCCTTGAACTGACCGACAAGGCTGTCAGGCGCAGCAGCGATTTGTTCACCATTGTTGACAACCGTCTTATCGTCCCGATTCCTTATATCGCAACGAAGGCCGAGTTGCGCCGCGCGAAGCGCCGCAAGATCGCGGCAATCGTGCTGGCGGTCGTGATTGTGGTCAGCCTCATTGGCGGCGCTTACGTCTTCCTGCCACCACTCGATCTCATGCTCGCCAAGGCGCGGGCAGGGCTGTTCCGGTAA